From Heteronotia binoei isolate CCM8104 ecotype False Entrance Well chromosome 17, APGP_CSIRO_Hbin_v1, whole genome shotgun sequence, one genomic window encodes:
- the ADPRS gene encoding ADP-ribosylhydrolase ARH3, with translation MAGSSVAAAVPSGALISRSRFRGCLLGALLGDCLGGGFEALESVSLTDLLRFVRSLQPEEKEKDDGEGAAGDRKTLFYSDDTAMTHCVVRSLLAKREFDEVDMAKRFAEEYKKDPDRTYGRGVITVFKKLLSPKCRDVFEPARQQFNGKGSYGNGGAMRVAGISLAYSNVQDVKKFAKLSAELTHSNSLGYNGAILQALAVHYALQGELNRDRFLEQLIGHMEEVEMDDKSVADARMLGYEELPFSKRLKKIKEFLEQSTVPNSDVVVELGNGVAALHSVPTAIYSFLRCMESHPDIPRDYSCLQRTIIYCISLGGDTDTIATMAGAIAGAYFGEEQVPQSWKHSCESFEETEKMADNLYELYCQWQRESGTK, from the exons ATGGCGGGCAGCAGCGTGGCCGCAGCGGTGCCGTCAGGCGCTCTCATTAGCCGGAGCCGGTTCCGGGGCTGCCTCCTCGGGGCTCTGCTGGGCGACTGCCTGGGCGGCGGCTTCGAGGCGTTGGAATCTGTCAGCCTGACGGATCTGCTGCGCTTCGTGCGCTCCCTGCAGCccgaagagaaagagaaggacgACGGCGAGGGAGCCGCGGGCGACAGGA AAACCCTTTTCTACAGTGATGACACAGCCATGACACACTGTGTGGTGAGGTCGCTGCTGGCCAAGCGAGAGTTTGATGAAGTGGATATGGCAAAGCG GTTTGCTGAAGAATACAAGAAAGACCCTGACCGGACCTATGGGAGGGGTGTGATCACAGTGTTCAAGAAACTCCTCAGCCCCAAATGCAGAGATGTATTTGAGCCAGCAAGACAGCAGTTTAATGGGAAGGGGTCCTATGGTAATGGTGGTGCCATGAGAGTAGCAGGCATCTCATTGGCTTACTCTAATGTTCAAGATGTGAAGAAG TTTGCTAAACTGAGTGCTGAGCTGACCCACTCCAACTCCCTGGGCTACAATGGTGCCATACTACAGGCCTTGGCAGTTCACTATGCTCTCCAGGGGGAGCTGAATCGAGACAGGTTCCTGGAGCAACTGATAGGCCACATGGAAGAGGTAGAAATGGATGACAAGTCTGTGGCTGATGCACGAAT GCTTGGCTATGAAGAATTACCCTTTTCAAAACGGCTGAAGAAAATCAAAGAATTTCTGGAACAGAGCACCGTGCCAAATTCAGACGTGGTGGTTGAATTAG GCAATGGCGTTGCAGCTCTTCATTCAGTCCCTACTGCCATATATTCCTTTCTGCGCTGCATGGAATCTCATCCAGATATCCCCAGGGACTACAGTTGCCTGCAGAGGACCATCATCTACTGCATCTCATTGGGTGGGGACACAGATACCATTGCAACCATGGCTGGAGCCATTGCTGGAGCTTACTTTGGGGAAGAGCAAGTACCCCAAAGCTGGAAGCATAGCTGTGAGTCTTTTGAGGAGACAGAGAAAATGGCCGACAATTTGTATGAACTCTACTGTCAGTGGCAGAGGGAATCTGGTACCAAATAA